From Verrucomicrobiia bacterium, the proteins below share one genomic window:
- a CDS encoding dihydrodipicolinate synthase family protein has product MNTPSRNILAGIVPPLVTPLLGRDQLDVAGLERLVEHVIAGGVHGLFILGTSGEAPSLSYRLRREVITRVCRQVGGRVPVLVGITDTCLVEAVGVARQAADAGADALVTSAPYYFPAGQPELVEFVRRLVPELPLPLYLYNMPQMTKVQFHPETIRQLAELGGIIGLKDSSGDLNYFRQLVEVARERPDWRLFMGPEHLLVDSLRAGGHGGVNGGAQIEPRLLVELLDAVRNGDEARVAALQQRLLRLGRIYTVGQHASTVIKGMKCALSLLGICSDEMAEPMTRFGGPERAVIREVLVELGLLSGAELPAARRETAEPPAVVAS; this is encoded by the coding sequence ATGAACACACCATCCCGCAATATTCTGGCAGGCATCGTTCCACCACTCGTAACGCCTTTGCTCGGGCGCGACCAGTTGGACGTTGCCGGTTTGGAACGCCTCGTGGAGCACGTCATCGCGGGTGGCGTGCATGGCCTGTTCATTCTGGGAACCAGCGGTGAGGCACCGAGTCTGAGTTACCGGTTGCGGCGCGAGGTGATTACGCGGGTGTGCCGGCAGGTGGGCGGGCGGGTGCCCGTGCTTGTCGGCATCACGGACACATGTCTCGTGGAAGCCGTCGGGGTGGCCCGTCAGGCCGCGGACGCGGGAGCCGATGCGTTGGTGACTTCGGCGCCGTATTACTTTCCCGCCGGACAGCCGGAACTGGTGGAGTTCGTGCGCCGGCTGGTGCCGGAGCTGCCGCTGCCGCTGTATCTCTACAACATGCCGCAGATGACAAAGGTCCAGTTTCATCCCGAGACCATCCGCCAGCTTGCGGAACTGGGTGGCATTATCGGATTGAAGGACAGTTCGGGCGATTTGAATTATTTCCGTCAGTTGGTCGAGGTCGCGCGGGAGCGGCCGGATTGGCGGCTGTTCATGGGCCCGGAGCATCTGCTCGTGGACAGCCTGCGAGCCGGCGGCCATGGCGGCGTCAATGGCGGCGCTCAAATTGAGCCGCGCCTGCTGGTCGAATTGCTCGATGCCGTGCGCAACGGGGACGAAGCACGCGTGGCCGCTTTGCAGCAACGGCTGTTGCGGCTCGGAAGAATCTACACGGTGGGACAGCACGCCTCGACGGTCATCAAGGGCATGAAGTGCGCCTTGTCGTTGCTGGGCATTTGCAGCGATGAAATGGCCGAGCCCATGACGCGTTTTGGCGGGCCGGAGCGGGCCGTCATTCGCGAGGTGCTCGTTGAACTCGGCCTGCTGTCCGGGGCGGAACTGCCCGCGGCACGCCGTGAAACAGCCGAACCGCCGGCCGTGGTGGCCTCATGA
- a CDS encoding sulfatase-like hydrolase/transferase, with the protein MFRFRVVGVEFGCRRWLLTGLLLVFALASRAAEPASPKWNVLFIAADDLRCDLGCYGNPWVKTPNLDRLAARGRLFARAYCQQALCNPSRASLMTGLRPDHTGVYNLTTHFRRAHPDIVTLPQLFKENGYEAVGIGKMYHNLNTRPAGDPLSWSRPQVMYWGNHRVDQPQAPGYTNVPFAELPPAQCYDVPDEAYLDGRIAAAAVQTLRELKDKPFFLGVGFWKPHLPYNAPKKYWDLYQPADLPPPTPGDWPLGAPDVAKHNSPEVRGYFGVPKQGPLSAAQFTHLRHGYLAAISFLDAQVGKVVDELDRLGLADKTIVVLWGDNGYELGEHTLFGKLSNFELDAHVPLIMAVPAQARPGVTSRSLVELVDLYPTLADLCGLTPPQPSDGVSLRPVLDDPTKTVTDGALTQHPRPVTEGRFETMGYSQRTDRFRYTEWRDWETGNVVARELYDQVNDPGETVNRADDPVFAAEVKRGEQWLAAHVSPRVVDTNQNAPAASFPPTPKGDAPTRTVPGVVIDHQPATSGLYIGSPSLVLLPDGSYVASHDFFGPKGRDRERPQVVVFRSTDRGASWQRTARLDGLFWASLFAHRGALYLLGTDREYGRIVIRRSRDGGVTWTEPRGAATGLLTATGQYHTAPTPVVVHAGRLWRAFEDASNGTEWGKRFSAGMLSVPVDADLLNATNWTFSNFLPRDPAWLGGQFNAWLEGNAVVAPAGHIVDVLRVDTPHPPERAALVNLSADGRTASFAADTGFVNFPGGAKKFTIRADPRGDGYWAVASILHDLPDEVLRRAVPGSIRNTLALLHSADLHQWEVRRVLLHHPDRSRHGFQYADWQFDGDDLVAVCRTAFDDGEGGAHNFHDANFLTFHRFKDFRSPRDTTAAAAAPGLKTATLEKP; encoded by the coding sequence ATGTTTCGATTTCGAGTGGTTGGGGTGGAGTTTGGTTGCCGCCGCTGGCTGCTGACCGGTTTGCTTTTGGTTTTCGCGCTGGCGTCGCGGGCGGCGGAACCGGCGTCGCCGAAGTGGAACGTGCTGTTCATTGCCGCCGATGATTTGCGCTGCGATCTCGGTTGCTACGGCAATCCGTGGGTGAAGACGCCCAATTTGGACCGCCTTGCGGCGCGCGGCCGTTTGTTTGCGCGGGCCTATTGCCAGCAGGCGTTGTGCAATCCGTCCCGCGCTTCGCTCATGACGGGACTGCGCCCCGATCACACCGGGGTTTACAACCTGACCACCCACTTTCGGCGGGCGCATCCGGACATCGTCACGCTGCCGCAGCTGTTCAAGGAAAACGGGTATGAGGCCGTGGGCATTGGCAAGATGTATCACAATCTCAACACCCGGCCCGCCGGTGACCCGTTGTCCTGGAGCCGGCCGCAAGTCATGTATTGGGGCAACCATCGCGTGGACCAGCCGCAGGCACCCGGCTATACGAATGTGCCCTTTGCCGAGCTGCCGCCGGCCCAGTGTTATGATGTGCCCGACGAGGCGTATCTCGACGGACGCATTGCGGCGGCGGCGGTGCAGACCCTGCGCGAGCTGAAGGACAAACCGTTCTTCCTTGGCGTGGGTTTCTGGAAGCCGCATCTGCCTTACAACGCGCCGAAGAAGTATTGGGATCTTTATCAGCCGGCGGATTTGCCGCCACCCACGCCCGGCGACTGGCCGCTCGGCGCGCCCGATGTGGCGAAGCACAACTCACCCGAGGTGCGGGGCTATTTCGGCGTCCCCAAACAAGGACCGCTTTCCGCCGCGCAATTCACGCATCTGCGCCACGGTTACCTGGCCGCCATCAGCTTTCTCGATGCGCAGGTGGGCAAAGTGGTGGATGAACTCGACCGGCTGGGGCTCGCCGACAAAACCATCGTCGTGCTGTGGGGCGACAACGGTTACGAACTCGGCGAGCACACGCTGTTTGGCAAGCTGTCGAACTTTGAACTCGACGCGCATGTGCCATTGATCATGGCGGTGCCCGCCCAGGCCAGGCCGGGCGTGACCAGCCGGTCGCTGGTCGAGCTGGTGGATCTTTACCCGACGCTGGCGGACTTGTGCGGTTTGACGCCGCCGCAGCCGTCGGATGGCGTGAGCCTGCGCCCGGTGCTCGATGACCCGACCAAGACGGTGACTGACGGTGCGTTGACCCAGCATCCGCGTCCGGTCACCGAGGGGCGCTTTGAGACGATGGGCTATTCGCAGCGCACCGACCGCTTTCGCTACACCGAGTGGCGCGACTGGGAGACGGGCAACGTGGTGGCACGGGAACTTTATGATCAGGTCAACGATCCCGGCGAAACGGTGAACCGCGCCGACGATCCGGTCTTTGCCGCAGAGGTCAAACGTGGCGAGCAATGGCTGGCCGCCCACGTCAGTCCACGCGTGGTTGACACAAATCAAAATGCCCCTGCGGCGTCGTTCCCACCCACACCCAAGGGTGACGCGCCAACACGAACGGTGCCGGGCGTGGTGATTGATCATCAGCCGGCGACGTCCGGGCTTTACATCGGTTCGCCGAGTCTCGTGCTGTTGCCGGATGGAAGCTATGTGGCGTCGCACGATTTTTTTGGACCGAAGGGGCGCGACCGGGAGCGCCCGCAGGTCGTGGTGTTTCGTTCAACGGACCGGGGCGCTTCCTGGCAGCGCACGGCCCGGTTGGACGGCCTGTTTTGGGCCAGCCTGTTCGCGCATCGTGGCGCCCTGTATCTGCTGGGCACCGACCGGGAATACGGGCGCATCGTGATTCGGCGGTCGCGTGACGGCGGGGTTACCTGGACAGAACCACGCGGGGCCGCGACGGGCCTGCTGACGGCGACGGGACAATACCACACCGCGCCGACACCGGTGGTGGTGCATGCGGGACGATTGTGGCGCGCCTTCGAGGACGCCAGCAACGGCACCGAATGGGGCAAACGCTTTAGCGCCGGGATGTTGTCCGTGCCGGTGGATGCGGACCTGCTCAACGCGACGAACTGGACGTTCAGCAATTTCCTCCCGCGGGATCCGGCGTGGTTGGGCGGGCAGTTCAATGCCTGGCTGGAGGGCAACGCCGTGGTCGCCCCGGCCGGACACATTGTGGATGTCCTGCGGGTGGACACGCCACATCCGCCCGAGCGGGCCGCGTTGGTGAATCTCAGCGCCGATGGGCGCACGGCGTCATTTGCCGCCGACACGGGGTTTGTGAACTTCCCGGGCGGCGCGAAGAAGTTCACCATTCGCGCCGATCCACGCGGCGATGGTTACTGGGCGGTCGCGTCCATCTTGCACGACTTGCCCGACGAGGTGCTCCGGCGCGCGGTCCCGGGCAGCATCCGCAACACGTTGGCGCTCCTGCACAGCGCGGATTTGCACCAATGGGAGGTGCGCCGTGTGCTCCTGCATCATCCCGACCGCAGCCGCCACGGTTTCCAATACGCCGACTGGCAGTTTGACGGCGATGATCTGGTGGCCGTGTGCCGCACGGCGTTCGACGACGGGGAGGGTGGGGCGCACAATTTTCATGACGCCAATTTCCTGACATTTCACCGTTTTAAGGATTTTCGTTCGCCCCGGGACACCACGGCGGCCGCCGCGGCACCGGGGTTGAAGACCGCCACGCTTGAGAAACCATGA
- a CDS encoding sialate O-acetylesterase has translation MQYCVLKSIGAGKRRFTLVLTGTFRPDAFTQRNEAASRRGTNRWAVVLLALMLVAGSARAEVKLPALFSDHMVLQRGVAVPVWGWARPGESVTVAIAGQTQTAPANAEGRWRVTLDALNAAGPVTLTVKGDNTLTVNDVLVGEVWLASGQSNMQLPVNAVSNAPAEKAAANYPRLRMFTVARHPAAQPQEDCQGQWVVCSPETVGNFSATAYFFGRDLQRDLKTPVGLINASWGATPIETWTSLKVQQQHPELDPIFAFWREKMRVPFDAAAAQAQHERQMAAWKAQAQKARSAGHQPPPAPVMAVNPRLDKNHPANLFNGMIAPLIPYAIRGAIWYQGENNANHDFGSLYALQLPLLIRDWRARWGEGDFPFAWVQLPNYKPRTEDPGAPSNWAVVREAMRKTLALPNTGMAVIIDAGEPKNIHPKDKQIVGQRLSLWARAEVYGENIPYAGPLLAGHEMRGNEVMLAFTHTDGGLLARGGDLKGFAIAGADQQWHWAQARIAGDRVIVSHPDVKVPVAVRYAWADNPDCNLYNGAGLPASPFTTDDAN, from the coding sequence ATGCAATACTGTGTCCTCAAATCCATCGGCGCCGGAAAGCGGCGATTCACCCTGGTCCTCACCGGCACATTTCGGCCAGACGCTTTCACTCAACGGAACGAGGCCGCGTCCCGTCGCGGAACGAATCGCTGGGCCGTTGTGTTGCTGGCGTTGATGCTGGTGGCCGGTTCCGCGCGGGCTGAGGTGAAGTTGCCCGCGCTTTTCTCGGATCACATGGTGTTGCAGCGCGGCGTCGCGGTTCCCGTCTGGGGCTGGGCCAGGCCGGGCGAATCCGTCACCGTGGCCATCGCGGGCCAGACCCAAACCGCCCCGGCGAATGCCGAGGGCAGGTGGCGCGTCACGCTCGATGCGCTCAACGCCGCGGGGCCGGTCACGCTGACGGTCAAGGGCGACAACACGCTCACCGTGAATGATGTGCTGGTGGGCGAAGTCTGGCTGGCGTCCGGGCAATCGAACATGCAACTGCCGGTCAATGCCGTGTCGAATGCGCCCGCGGAAAAGGCCGCAGCCAATTATCCGCGGCTGCGCATGTTCACCGTGGCCCGGCACCCCGCCGCGCAGCCGCAGGAAGATTGTCAGGGGCAATGGGTGGTGTGCAGCCCGGAGACGGTGGGCAATTTTTCCGCCACCGCGTATTTCTTTGGGCGCGACCTGCAACGGGATTTGAAAACGCCGGTGGGCCTGATCAATGCATCCTGGGGCGCCACGCCGATTGAAACATGGACCAGCCTGAAAGTGCAGCAGCAACACCCGGAACTGGATCCGATATTCGCGTTCTGGCGGGAGAAAATGCGCGTGCCGTTCGACGCGGCGGCCGCCCAGGCGCAGCACGAACGCCAGATGGCCGCCTGGAAAGCGCAGGCGCAAAAAGCCCGGTCGGCGGGGCATCAACCGCCGCCGGCGCCGGTCATGGCCGTGAATCCGCGCCTGGACAAAAATCATCCGGCCAATTTGTTCAACGGCATGATCGCGCCATTGATTCCCTATGCCATTCGCGGGGCGATTTGGTATCAGGGGGAAAACAACGCGAATCATGATTTTGGCAGCCTCTATGCCCTGCAGTTGCCGCTCCTGATTCGGGACTGGCGCGCGCGCTGGGGCGAAGGGGATTTTCCGTTTGCGTGGGTGCAACTGCCGAACTACAAACCGCGCACCGAAGACCCTGGCGCTCCGAGCAATTGGGCGGTGGTGCGTGAAGCCATGCGCAAAACCCTGGCGCTGCCCAATACCGGCATGGCGGTCATCATTGACGCGGGCGAGCCGAAAAACATCCATCCCAAGGACAAACAAATCGTCGGCCAACGGCTGTCGCTTTGGGCGCGGGCAGAGGTTTATGGCGAGAACATTCCCTATGCCGGTCCGCTGCTGGCCGGTCATGAGATGCGCGGCAATGAAGTCATGCTCGCCTTCACCCACACGGATGGCGGCTTGCTGGCCAGGGGTGGCGATCTGAAAGGATTCGCCATCGCCGGTGCGGATCAGCAATGGCACTGGGCCCAGGCGCGCATTGCGGGCGACCGCGTGATCGTGTCGCACCCGGACGTGAAAGTTCCCGTGGCGGTGCGTTATGCGTGGGCGGACAATCCGGACTGCAACCTTTACAACGGAGCCGGACTGCCGGCCTCGCCCTTCACAACCGATGATGCGAACTAA
- a CDS encoding DUF3748 domain-containing protein, translated as MPDVNQAGLGTERQITHGPGGRILTNTGVWSPDGAWIVYDTRSDAAGDVFDGRTIERVNVRTGEVRELYRAQHGACCGVGTFNPRANEVAFILGPENPTPDWQYAAWHRQGVIVNVASPGVVRRLDARDLTPPFTPGALRGGTHVHIWDAAGAWVSFTYEDALLARFRAAGSTNDINQRNVGVSVPGRPVRVAPDHPRNHDGEYFTVLVTQTSARPRPGSDEIQRACEEGWVGTNGYVRADGRRQRHALAFQGTVVTAAGRAVPEVFVADLPDDLTHAGAGPLAGTESRAPFPPRGVVQRRLTFTTARRFPGIEGPRHWLRSSPDGTRIAFLMKDDAGVVQLWTVSPNGGAARQLTHNAWPVASAFTWSPDGSAIAHVMDNSVCVTDAATGQTRRLTPRSDAATAPRPEACVFSPDAKEIAFVRRLVTAGRSDNQIFVVTAGP; from the coding sequence ATGCCCGATGTGAACCAGGCCGGCCTCGGCACGGAGCGCCAAATCACGCACGGACCCGGCGGTCGCATTTTGACGAACACCGGCGTCTGGTCGCCGGATGGCGCCTGGATCGTTTACGACACGCGCAGCGATGCGGCGGGCGATGTCTTCGACGGCCGGACGATCGAGAGGGTCAACGTCCGGACCGGCGAGGTGCGCGAGTTGTATCGGGCGCAACACGGCGCATGCTGTGGCGTGGGGACGTTCAACCCGCGCGCCAACGAAGTGGCGTTCATCCTTGGTCCGGAGAACCCGACCCCGGACTGGCAATATGCCGCGTGGCACCGGCAGGGGGTGATCGTGAACGTCGCGTCGCCGGGCGTTGTGCGCCGGCTGGATGCCCGGGACTTGACACCGCCCTTCACGCCCGGCGCCCTGCGTGGCGGCACGCACGTGCATATCTGGGATGCGGCGGGTGCGTGGGTCAGCTTCACTTACGAAGATGCGTTGCTGGCGCGGTTTCGCGCGGCCGGTTCCACCAACGACATCAATCAACGCAACGTGGGCGTCAGCGTTCCCGGCCGGCCGGTGCGGGTGGCACCGGACCACCCGCGCAATCACGACGGCGAATATTTCACCGTGCTCGTTACGCAGACCTCCGCCCGGCCGCGGCCCGGTTCGGATGAAATCCAGCGCGCCTGTGAAGAAGGCTGGGTGGGGACGAACGGCTACGTGCGCGCCGACGGGCGCCGGCAGCGGCATGCGCTCGCCTTTCAAGGCACCGTGGTGACGGCGGCCGGCCGCGCCGTGCCGGAAGTATTTGTTGCGGATTTGCCGGACGACTTGACACACGCGGGCGCCGGGCCGCTCGCCGGGACTGAATCCCGCGCGCCGTTTCCGCCGCGGGGCGTTGTTCAACGGCGGCTGACGTTTACCACCGCGCGCCGTTTTCCGGGGATTGAAGGTCCGCGTCACTGGCTGCGGAGTTCACCCGATGGCACGCGCATCGCGTTTCTCATGAAGGACGATGCGGGGGTGGTGCAGTTGTGGACGGTATCGCCGAATGGCGGTGCGGCGCGACAGCTCACGCACAACGCGTGGCCGGTCGCGAGTGCGTTTACCTGGAGCCCGGACGGCAGCGCCATTGCGCACGTCATGGACAACAGTGTCTGCGTCACCGATGCGGCAACGGGACAAACCCGGCGTTTGACGCCGCGCAGCGACGCGGCAACGGCGCCTCGTCCGGAGGCCTGTGTTTTTTCGCCGGATGCGAAGGAGATTGCCTTTGTGCGCCGTTTGGTCACGGCGGGGCGGTCCGACAATCAGATTTTTGTTGTCACGGCCGGGCCGTGA
- a CDS encoding DNA-binding transcriptional regulator, with the protein MSIPRVALLIESSRNYGRGILRGIAQYAHVHGPWSFYAQERELHSGIPAWLRNWKGNGIIARIEDRRIGRSLLKVGCPVVDVLGSVRCEGIPGFDTDAEAVARMAVDFLIQAGFRHFGYCGYRGIPFSDRREAAFAAQLARRGQSVRVFSRLPAGAPDSHIQAVEQRGLEMEKALAGWLRKQKWPLALFACNDIRAQQVLNACREDGIKVPEEVAVIGLDNDDVLCNLCDPPLTSIEPDAERIGYEAAALLDRMIKGFRPKPGVTQVPPARIVERTSTDVVPIEDEVTVRAVRFIRDHFSDGIAVKDVLRHVQRSRTDLEVRFRQWLKTSVRGEIQRRRMDRASQLLQQTDLGLDRVAEGAGFATAAHLCRLFRRQFHQTPTQYRLACKIRQ; encoded by the coding sequence GTGAGTATCCCCAGAGTCGCCTTGTTGATCGAGAGTTCGCGAAACTACGGACGCGGAATTTTGCGCGGCATTGCGCAATACGCTCACGTGCATGGGCCCTGGTCGTTTTACGCACAGGAACGCGAACTGCACAGCGGGATTCCGGCGTGGCTGCGAAATTGGAAAGGCAACGGCATCATTGCGCGCATTGAGGACCGGCGGATTGGCCGGTCCCTGTTGAAGGTCGGCTGCCCGGTGGTGGATGTGCTCGGCAGCGTGCGCTGCGAGGGGATCCCCGGATTCGACACCGATGCCGAGGCGGTGGCCCGCATGGCGGTGGACTTCCTCATTCAGGCCGGCTTCCGACATTTCGGGTATTGCGGCTACCGGGGAATTCCTTTTTCAGATCGTCGCGAGGCGGCGTTTGCCGCACAACTTGCCCGACGCGGCCAGAGCGTCCGGGTGTTTTCGCGCCTGCCCGCGGGCGCGCCCGATTCGCACATTCAAGCCGTCGAGCAACGCGGGCTGGAAATGGAAAAAGCGCTTGCAGGGTGGCTGCGCAAGCAGAAGTGGCCGCTGGCGTTGTTTGCCTGCAACGACATTCGTGCCCAGCAAGTGCTCAACGCGTGTCGCGAAGACGGCATCAAGGTGCCGGAGGAAGTTGCCGTCATCGGCTTGGACAACGACGACGTGCTCTGCAATCTGTGCGACCCGCCGCTGACCAGCATCGAGCCAGACGCCGAACGCATTGGTTACGAAGCTGCGGCCCTGCTTGACCGCATGATCAAGGGCTTTCGTCCAAAACCCGGCGTTACGCAGGTTCCGCCCGCCCGCATCGTTGAACGCACCTCCACCGATGTGGTGCCCATCGAGGACGAAGTTACTGTCAGGGCCGTGCGCTTCATTCGCGACCATTTTAGTGACGGGATCGCGGTCAAGGATGTGCTGCGGCACGTTCAGCGTTCCCGGACTGATTTGGAGGTTCGCTTTCGCCAGTGGCTCAAGACCAGCGTGCGCGGTGAAATCCAGCGGCGCCGCATGGACCGCGCATCTCAGTTGTTGCAACAGACCGATCTTGGCCTGGACCGCGTTGCCGAGGGGGCGGGCTTTGCCACTGCCGCCCACCTGTGCCGGCTCTTTCGGCGTCAATTTCACCAGACGCCAACCCAATACCGTCTCGCTTGTAAAATCAGACAATAG
- a CDS encoding polysaccharide lyase family 8 super-sandwich domain-containing protein: MKQALLPALTIVAAVALMLVKPGAAHAQSDPSQDASMRPLEVLVDHFVRSVLPTAMPDIAQVRTIAAQYEQTMNGDGRWPDLDYQDQNRSTWMGGTHLGRVLTMAKAARLKQDAGQPDPHLTARTVAALKAWTDTDAQNPNWWWNQIGIPELTGEIACLMRDHLPPAELAAAIKVLKRSRMEGATGANLTWAALNQVILGALEKSPPTTQAAFDRLYEEVRFADAASQHEGIQPDFSFHQHGPQLYSGGYGLFYANDVGRLLYISWGTPFHISDARRRLFDRYMLDGLRWITWADMLDYSSISRIITRPGITAAPREWSRGPISPAGAAYSLGNVTRLLATLPGRRQQEYARWAARLAQDPTAEPLTGNKHFWCSDYMVHRRKTFMTSVKMFSERTLNAEIVNGEGRLSHHLSDGANFLYLTGHEYQDIFPCWDWQKIPGTTAEQAANMNTIGPRPVGTRGEGRFVGGVSDGTYGLCAMDLRRGALQARKAWFFFDNAYVCLGTGITITNGHPVITSVNQARLTGPVFDNESAGPLPAGRHVADSLKWVYHNRTGYLFPKGEAVVLSNTNQSGRWSDCGTGGDGLVTEPVFNLWIDHGAGCRDASYEYLVLPDVTLEQMREFAGQFRLSILSNRKNVQAVYSPSNKLVAVAFWSAGGIETPLGPIKVNQPCLLLAQHLKNNRIQITVANPQKTPLTVEVQMAGKSTYLDLPVGQDAGSSASQELDD; the protein is encoded by the coding sequence ATGAAACAAGCCCTTCTTCCAGCGCTGACCATCGTCGCGGCCGTCGCCTTGATGCTGGTGAAGCCCGGTGCCGCCCACGCGCAATCTGACCCATCACAGGATGCCAGCATGCGTCCACTCGAAGTTTTGGTGGACCACTTCGTGCGTTCCGTGCTGCCTACGGCGATGCCGGACATCGCACAGGTCCGCACCATCGCGGCGCAATACGAGCAGACCATGAACGGCGACGGCCGCTGGCCGGATCTCGATTATCAGGATCAAAACCGCTCGACCTGGATGGGCGGCACGCATCTCGGACGCGTGTTGACAATGGCGAAAGCCGCCCGGCTCAAGCAGGATGCCGGTCAGCCCGACCCGCATCTGACCGCCCGAACCGTGGCCGCCCTGAAGGCATGGACAGACACGGACGCGCAAAACCCCAACTGGTGGTGGAACCAGATCGGCATCCCCGAGTTGACGGGGGAGATTGCCTGCTTGATGCGCGATCATCTGCCGCCCGCAGAACTGGCGGCTGCCATCAAAGTATTGAAACGCTCCCGCATGGAAGGTGCAACCGGAGCCAATCTGACGTGGGCCGCCCTCAATCAGGTGATCCTGGGCGCCCTGGAAAAGTCACCGCCAACCACACAAGCAGCCTTTGACCGGCTTTATGAGGAAGTGCGTTTTGCCGACGCCGCCAGCCAGCACGAGGGCATCCAGCCTGATTTCAGCTTCCATCAACACGGCCCGCAACTTTACAGCGGCGGCTACGGACTGTTTTACGCCAATGATGTTGGCCGGCTTCTCTACATTTCGTGGGGCACGCCGTTCCACATCTCGGACGCGCGACGCAGGCTGTTCGATCGTTACATGCTTGACGGCCTGCGTTGGATCACCTGGGCGGACATGCTCGATTACAGCAGCATTAGTCGCATCATCACCCGCCCGGGCATCACGGCCGCGCCTCGGGAATGGTCCCGCGGGCCCATCTCCCCGGCCGGCGCCGCCTACAGCCTGGGCAATGTGACCCGCCTGCTCGCAACGCTGCCCGGCCGGCGCCAGCAGGAATACGCTCGCTGGGCCGCCCGCCTCGCCCAGGATCCGACGGCGGAACCATTGACTGGCAACAAACATTTCTGGTGCTCGGACTATATGGTGCATCGCCGGAAGACGTTCATGACCTCGGTAAAAATGTTTTCGGAGCGCACGCTAAACGCCGAGATCGTCAACGGCGAGGGCCGTCTTTCGCATCACCTTTCCGACGGCGCCAATTTCCTTTATCTGACCGGCCATGAGTATCAGGATATTTTTCCGTGCTGGGACTGGCAGAAAATTCCGGGGACCACTGCGGAACAAGCCGCCAACATGAACACAATTGGACCGCGCCCGGTCGGCACGCGGGGCGAGGGTCGGTTTGTGGGTGGCGTCAGCGACGGAACCTACGGGTTGTGCGCAATGGACTTGAGGCGCGGCGCGTTGCAGGCAAGGAAGGCGTGGTTCTTTTTTGACAACGCCTACGTTTGCCTCGGAACGGGCATCACCATCACCAACGGTCACCCGGTTATTACCAGTGTAAACCAAGCCCGCCTCACAGGCCCCGTGTTCGACAATGAATCGGCCGGACCGTTGCCCGCCGGACGTCATGTCGCAGATTCATTAAAGTGGGTTTATCACAACCGCACGGGCTACCTCTTTCCGAAGGGCGAGGCGGTCGTGCTGTCCAACACGAACCAGAGCGGCCGTTGGTCGGACTGCGGAACGGGAGGGGACGGACTGGTGACAGAACCGGTCTTCAATTTGTGGATCGATCACGGTGCCGGCTGCCGCGACGCCAGCTATGAATATCTCGTCCTGCCGGACGTGACCTTGGAGCAAATGCGGGAGTTCGCCGGCCAATTCAGACTCAGCATCCTGTCCAACCGTAAGAATGTTCAAGCTGTCTATTCCCCTTCAAACAAACTGGTCGCCGTCGCCTTCTGGTCGGCCGGTGGCATCGAAACTCCCCTCGGCCCCATCAAGGTGAATCAGCCATGCTTGCTTCTGGCGCAACATCTTAAAAATAATCGCATTCAAATCACCGTCGCCAACCCGCAAAAAACGCCTTTGACGGTCGAGGTGCAGATGGCCGGCAAATCCACCTATCTTGATTTACCGGTTGGCCAGGATGCCGGTTCCAGTGCCTCGCAAGAATTGGACGACTGA